The region TGCAGTGCTTTCCCTAAAATTATGCTGTGCACCAATTATCCATAACTTCCAGTTCATGATTGATTCACAGCAGTAGCTGTTGGAAGCAGGTACTTAAATCCATGAGGGCGCACCTAAAGTATTCTTACAACCTTTGCTGTCAATGTGTGAAGTTACACTTAGAGTGCTCAGTTCTCATTTGGGGAGCTGCATCAATAGTGCATATGAGGATAGCACACTCAGAGGAGAAGTTATTCATTTAGATATAGATTATTCTATTTTGTCACCACCCTAACGCCTGATGTGTTAGCAAAGCCTTAAACCACTAATGTGACAATACTATATAATGGTGTTCGTGGACTGTCTCGCGGCTATTGTCTTGTCAGGTTTTtataatgtatgtgtgtctgtcttgcTGCAGGTTACAGAGAGATTGTTACTCAGTCGTTGCCTCAGATCTCTTCTCTGGATGGTCTGGACCGGCTGGGAAATCCATCACATCTAGGTCCAGGGAGTCCCTGTGATATCCCAGGTCTGGAGGACTATGTGGACCTCCTGCTGTCCTCGGATACTAGTCACAATGAAGCGGTAAGTTTTGATGCCATACCACCATTAGTAGCCTTATATGTATTCCattatatttccttttaattaGTAGTAAATACACAAGGGTTTATAAACttgtaaacataaaatgtatatacaaatatacagaaaGAGGAAACCGGGTTTGATCCATGGCCGCACAGcacttctgtgtggagtttgcatgttctgcCCGTGGCAGACTAGGTTATCTCTGGCTTTCTCCCACAGTCCAACGACATGCATCTTAGGTTAACTGATGACTCttaattgcccgtaggtgtaaGTGTGAGAGTGAATGgttgtgtgtctctatgtgtcagtcCTGCAATAGTCTGGCGACCtctccagggtgtaccctgccttctcCATATGTCAGCTGGGATCTGTTCCAGCATAAGCACTTCCGGATAATGGATGGATATGCTCTAAATATAAAAGACTGAAATCTGAGATAACAAGGTGTCCAAGTAGACCCAAAGTGTAGCAATCccttaaaaaatgataattataGTAGCGGCAGTCGGTTCAGTGGATAGCAGAGTTCATCAATCTCATAGAATCAGGGAAGAAGTTGTTGCTCAACCTGGTGGTTCTTGCCCTGATGCTGCAAAGTCTCCAGTCTGATGGGAGGGAGGCATACAGTCTTTTTGCAGGATGGGTTGTGTCCATCATGAAGCGAGAGGCCTTTTTTCCTGCACCGGCTGTTGTAAATGTCCCTGATGGTGTGTAGACTGCAGGCGATGATGTTCTATGCAGCTTTTAAAACGCACTGCAGTGACTTTCTGTCTGCAGTAGAGCAGTTACCGTACCACACGGTGATGCAGGAGGTGAGGATGCTCTCCACCACACACCTGTGGAAGGTGGTAACGGGCTGAAGTGCCAACAAGACCAGTGTTTTTCAGCTTCCCGTTAAAAGTAGAGGCGTTTGTGGGCCTCTTTAACTAGGCTGGTTGTGTTGATGTTCAAGGTGAGGTTATCTGAGATGTGCACCACAAGGTATTTAAGGCAGTAGACCACCTCGACAGCTGCTCCTCTGATGTGGAGAGGATTATTAAGTATAAAAGTACATAGTACAAAATGCAATTTTGCCAGGTCTAGAACAGACTCTATGTCTACTGCTTTATCTTAtggcaaaacaaagaaattacacagtaaaactttttaattcaaatatccacattttgcatttaaaatatctCAGATAAGTAAATAATGAATTTGCCTTTGTCAGTGGATGTGGCATTTTGTATCCAAAATAGTTCAAACCAGAATCTAAACTTGTctaaaaatgccaaacttttaTTTCACATCTGTAAATTCATATTTGGtaaatgtatatacacatgcatgaaaaaaagttttatattcCACTGCAGAGCCTGTCCTCTTATTTTCCCAAAATCTTAACAGAAAAAAGGTCAGTATCGTATACTGAAAGCGGGAGACCTATTTAATTAGGACACTTTGTGAAGTGATGGTGCTGATCGTTAAGCCACTGTGTCATCCTTTAATTAAAGTAGTGCTTGTAAATAGCAGATTCCCAGTGGTCACTGAATGGTTggaatattatttaattaagtGGATTTAtaccagtaaaataaaaacaagttgcTTATTGAAAGTTGAATGTTAAATTCATGGCACAAGACGTCAAAATccatctgtttttctcttcagcAAAACCATCTGCAGTGTAACACAacgaaagaaaaaatgaagtttaAGTTTCCATTGCAGGTTAGAGAAGACGGCCCTCTCAACACACCCCGCATCAATGAGATACTGACCCAGTTTCGTCAGCGGATTGCCTCCGAAGCAATCACAGATCCAGTTGCACAGGTTAACGCTACTGTGGCCAATCCAGCAGACCCAGTTAATGAAGAACGCATCAGGAAACTGGAGCACCAGGTGTCCCAGCTCATCCAGAAGGTGCTTATTTAGCACTGCTGAAAGCCATGAAGTCAACAATTTAGAAGTTATTTGTGTGAGGTATACAGCAGGTGAGAGtgtgggaagaaaaaaacattgatggattagatttagataaaaaaaaagcagtactTAGCCTGTATAGGTTATGGTCctcttttacaaaatatgttaTAAATGACATATGATGTTAGAAACTGGAGTATTTCTTAATGCTTAATTTGTCCGTTCTAGATTAAGTATTCAGGGTTTCCAGGCAGCAGCCCAGCTTTGATACCACAGCTAAAATGTCTTAAGTTTGAATtagatttacatgtttttttccccaagtgTTACAGTTCAAGTTGCTGCGATGTCTATCAATTATATCctatgtttaattaattaatgatttaattGGTATTTATCCAAACAGGTAGTTGTCACATATTTTGAGTATTTCTATGATTTTTAACCAGGCTCCTGTCGGTGACAAATCCAGTAGCCCTACTAATTCTGTGGCAGCGGTACGGAAAGCCAAGAGGGACACCGATCGCACGTCAGAGAGTGAGTGTGACAGCGGGAAGGAAAACAGGAGGCGCACCAGGATCCCCAAACATCGTAACAGCGTAACAACGAGGACGACCCCCAAGAAGATAAAGGGCCGGAGATCAGACAGGTGATTCTCCACCTGTTTAtcgctgcaaaaaaaaaacatgtttcagtttTCAGGTTAACGTCTTTGTGATGAGAACAATTTGTTTTGCCGTCATATTAACGCGTGATTTCCCTGATTTTGTTATAGTAGCTCAATGCCAACCACACAAAGCCTAAAAATCATCAGaactctctgttttctttaacaaaatCAGGGAGTCTACCTGAGTAAGGAAAATCAAACACACTTTACTGACACCCAATTGTTTATGATGGTGTAATTGACAAAGCCTGCATTCCTGATAATCAAACACAGTATTTGCATTGCATCAACCTAATATCATCAGGTATCTTGATGATGAAGGAAACCCTTTTACGTCTCAGCTGGAAGGCGCTGATACATTTTCTTCTCTGAGGGATGTGGTaaaccttcttcctctctgttagATATTACAACTGCCATCTGAGTCCCATGATTAATGATCGTGCCTCAATGCTCTACCCCCTCATCTTGCTTAATCAGCCACTGATGACGTGTTCAGGGTTTAGTAATTTAACTTAAGTAAGATCCCCACTGTCCTCATCGGAAGCAAGGTGATTTTGAAATATTAGCTCcaaattcaattcaaagttGTTCAAAGTTGTTTGCTTACCTATAACAGTCAGCAAGTTGTCTGCTTTGACCTCTTTTGAACCAGAGGTTGAGGGCTGTTTAACATAAATTTTACAGCTGGTTCAATACctatgatttgttttatgtgcAGCGATCAGGAGAATCATAAACAGAGGAGTTCAAAGTCTGCTGAGGGGCACAGGAGGCCGTCTGGCGGTACAGCCTCAGCGGGGCTGGTGAGGAGAGGAACTGTGAGAGCTGCTGAGGACTCAGGCAACATGAAAACCAAgtccacagaggaggaggaaacctACAGGGTACGACATGGATAGGTCACCTGCAGTCTGAATAACAACTTGAAtgtaatgaatatgaaaaaggtTATGTCTTTGTAGatttacacaaaaataatacaaaacaacatgCACATACAGGAACAGAAAATAGATACCcctaaaacaaagacaataacaaaacaacatcaacattttcCATTCGACTTCTTGCTCGTTCTGAGAAACTAGGTAAATAACCTAAAAAAAGTCAAGTTAAATGCATTTGTATAGTACATTTCATACAATGTTAGCTCACTGTGCTTCACACACAACAAatatgtacaaaataaaaagggtatcaatatatattcagttacataaataagaaataaaaataaaatcccctgTCCACCCACCAATCATAAACAAACCCACCTACACataccgagagagagagagagagagagagagacacagagagatggaggcacTAGCTTTACATAGGCATGAGGAACTGGGAGCTCTTAAGTGCCGAAGTGGTTCCAATGATACTTCCATGATACATTATTTAAGGTTTAGTCAGGAAACATCAGCCAAAACATCACCCTTGGGAGTCCACCATCTGTTTGGTTATTAAAGTCAAAAAGAAATACCTGCATAgaataacattgtgttttttagttAATCATTGTGTTCTTCAAACAGGTGCAACATGGACATAAGCATGAGTAGAAATAGCGTATTTTCTATTCCCCTTTGATATACCAGCCactatttttcttattcttattatacaTTTGAACCTAAACCTTCACCCTGACTGAGAGTGTCCAGCCCatgcttaaaaaatgtaattctggtTATCCAAAGACTTAGCATTGAACTACTCTGACATTGTCGGACTCATGATAGAcaattttatttagaaaaaaggatCTTACTTGTCAAAACATGTTGCCTACATTATCCACAACTCAACTCGGGCTGCAGAGGTCTGGTAAACTCTCATCTCTAAACTCCACAATTCCagattttttgtattacaaacTTGTAGTCCTCACACCCAACTGACAcagactcaagtgacatcacttaaGGCAATTCATCAAATTTCACGCAGCTCCCTGTGGAGCCACACAaggtttctatttttttttaaaatttgttcatacatataaaacacaatatatttatatatatatatgtatatatttaaattttcaagttcttatttttaagatcttaagttgatgccacggaggctgcaatatcatctattatctttatttaatgtttcattatctttatttaatgtttcattatctttatttaatgtttcattctctttatttaatgtttcattatctttatttaatgttttattttctttatttaatgttttattctctttatttaatttttcattctctttatttaatgttttaatctctttatttaatttttcattctctttatttaatgtttcattctcttcatttaatgttttattctctttatttaatgttttattctctttatttaatgtttcattatctttatttaatgttttattatctttatttaatgtttcattatctttatttaatgtttcattatctttatttaatgtttcattctctttatttaatgttttattatctttatttaatgtttcattatctttatttaatgttttattctctttatttaatgtttcattatcttttatttaatctttatttaatgtttctttatttaattctctttatttaatctttattttttattttctttatttaatgttttattatctttatttaatgttttattatctttatttaatgtttcgtgtttgtcacagtcgcggtgcagtgacgtcacatcatgatgttttcacggatgtttatctggacggctcatcctcctgtataccggtgtgccggattacggtgtttttcacggtaccggtaccggtggaccaccggtggccggctcaacctcctctagctagcatagctagaggaggttgagccgcctgggagctagaggaggcgtcccggtagaatcccggtgaccgggaaataggttccggcgatcaccgcgcattgcatgccgggtagatttttttttttttttttttttttttttttttaattcaataactttattgagacatttgttcatacatataaaacacaatatatttatatatatatgtatatatttaaattttcaagttcttatttttaagatcttaagttgatgccacgaaggctgcaatatcatctattatctttatttaatgttttattctctttatttaatgtgcatATGTCAGCTGATACGTGAACCTTTTGAAACAATAATATTTGTGTATGTTCATGTGCCAGACTATTGTGGAAGAGCGTGACCAGGAAAGAGAGAGGCGCTGGAAGGCTGAGCAGGCTGTGAGGAGACTAACAGAGGATCTAAAGGGCCTGCAGACAAAGGTCAGCGAGGAAAAAGACCTGCAGAGCATGGCCCTGCACACCACCGACAGGTGAGAGGAGAACCGGCACACAGATGCACGTTTTCACACAAACTTCCACACAAATCGGTGCAGTTGCTCTAAAGCAGATATCATGAGGAAAAGGGAATAATTGGACTTGTCTCTGTGGATTATAGTTGTCAACTGCTTAATGTATTCTCATCTATTTCAGCCCTCTTCATCTTTTGTATTGGCTCTCCTGTGACCAGGGCGTGCTGCCTGTCTCATTCTTGAACAATCAGTATCGATCCCACCATTAAAAATCCTCACTATCATTGTCCTGTAGCCTTGCATAACATCAAGCACTCATTTTGCGATATTAAAGCTATTAGTATAAACATCATTAACATACACACCCTACCCGTACTCCTTTATGTGAGACAGCTTGGCTTTGACGCTGCACACATAGAGCCAGGTGTTAGTATTATAAGTATCACACCCTGCTGAGATTAATCTGCATTATGGTTGTAATTAGAAGCCTGCTGACAAGCATATGTCAGCTGTATTACATGAATCAATCTCAACTGTCACTGTGCAATGGCACTGAACACGGCAGCTACTGTTGACTCCCTCACTCATCAGGTGACAGATTACAGTGAAATGACTCACCACGGCTAATTAAAGAGGGGGCAACTGTAGGTGGtcctatgttttttttgtactgtgTTTCCTGAATTCGCTGTgtgttctttcatttttttttctttttaccagaCAGcccttttatatgtttttttcctgtcgCTGCCATTTTCactatatttccattttctcttcctttttagATAAGATTTTAACTATGCTGTAATGTCGTATTTCTTCAAGTTTACAGGCTATCACATTTTTAACAGCAGGCAATAAAACACAGGTGGCAATCAAGGGCATCACACAATTGGTAGTGGTTGCCTATACCAGTTTCCatacacagtaaaaacagtcattCAGGGTATTCTTCCTGCTGTTCTTATCGTGTGTTCTCCCCATACAGACTGAAAGAAATGTTGCTAAAGGAGCGATCGGGTCGCTCGGAACTGCAGACTCGTGTtgaggagctggaggggagGTGTCAGTCCCTCACCCAGCAGCTGGAACAGGCCCGCAGCACTGCAGAACAACACAAGACTGCACTGTGCAGACTGGAGGAGAGCATCTCCCATGGAGAGGCACTCAGGGCTCGCCAGCAGGCTGAGGAGGTACAGTACAGTAGTTGGTTCAGAATACCTGAGAACTCTTGTATCGCTATTTTGATACACATTGTGTTCCTTCAGATAGGGAATCAGAGCAAGCCTGTTTAGAATCATACACCAGGAAAATATCATGCTGTTTTGTTACCTACAACTTGAGCTTGTTAACTCCCAATGTcactattattttttattaaaccagTGTAATAGTTCAGTGATTTCTCCTGCAGAGGGAATGTATGCAGCAGCTCTGACAGTATCTGATAAAACATGGTATTAAACATGCGCCGACCTTCCTCAGATGAAGCGGCACCAGGAGCTGGAGAACAAGGCAGCAGCTCTGAAGAGAGAGTCGGACATCCAGAGAGCCTCAGTGCGTCAGTACAGAGACAAAATGCAGCAGCTGCATGAACTGCTGGCATCCAGGGAACAAGAGCACAGGTACACCTGGAGGGTTTTATTCTGAATCAGTGCTAGAAGGGTTGCATAATATCAACTTTATCCTCTATTAAAGGGAGAAAATCGAAAAAAGTTTTCTGCCAAAtatagaatgtttttttgttatttcacatGAGAGGTTTTTGGATTTCGCTCTTCTCACTGGTTTGACGTAGGCAGGGCTCAGTTGGAAAACAGTGATAAACATATGTGTGTGCACCAAACAGTATTGAGCAATATTTGAATCAAAATAAGATGACTCTTGCTGGGTTGTTTGGGTTGTCTCAGTCAAACCAGATAAGTTCATGATATTTCGtgtctgtcttaaaacaatagttGTGTGCCAAAATGAACACTGAAACCGTTTTTGCTTGCTGTTATAATTCCTCCTGTTCAATGTCAATCATTAGAATATCTCTTCCCAACtctattttattaaattggAGGACGAAAATGTATTCCAAAGTTTAACTTTAATTTCATTTGAGGTTTCAACAGACTAAATAAgacaaataagtgtattttctCCACAGCCTTTTTTAGAATGAAATCCATTCTTTTTGTTGCTATCCCTCCACTGCAGCTCAACAAGACGGTTTGTTTCGCAAAAAGGTACCTTCCTACCAAAAAGGCTGTCTGATTAACTCAGACTGCTGCAGCCTCATGTTAGTCTCCTATAAACCTTTGAATACATTCTTTCAAAAAACGAGGGCTTTGGATCTTGACCCCGATCACTTGTAGTGCTTTAGGAGGTGATCTTTTAATGTTGGATTTATGAACAGGAGGACTATTGTTATAAGAAAGAACCTATACTTTAAGATTTGAAAATCTAAGTTTTTGTGGGGTTTAATATTTAATAGCTGTAATTAATTTCTTATTGTAGCAAAATTCCTTTATCGATCCACCTTTTAATATTTACTAGTGGATATTAATCTCATGTCAAATgtaacatttatcatttatacaTAGATTCATGTTATGACTTGTATGTTCTTTTTTGCACGCTATCCTGTTTGTGTTCAGGCCCTGGCAGCCTTTAGAACAGCTCAGTGTACCATCcttgtttgtattgtttcacAGGAAGCAGCTGGATTTGCGTTTGCAGCCTGGCGGGGCAGATTTCAGAGAGGCAGTGGCGAAAGAAGTTGCATCACTGGAACAGAGACACGGCCACAAGGAGGCGGAGCTGCAGGAGAAGCTGGCAGAGGGCAGGAAACAGTATGCCGCTCTGGAAGACGAGTTCCGCATGGCGCTAACCATCGAGGCTGCTCGCTTCTCCGAGGTCTGATTAAAGATGGATGCATGCCATACAGATGGCCTGTAATCACTGAAGTGTTGTCCTAAATGTGTCTCTACATTCTCTGTACAGTTATGCTGATAAATTCATACTGTGTctagtaaaaagtaaaatgattgACCTGGAATTGACCCCAATCTTGATAGATCTAGCATTAGTGTGAAAGCTGAGATTGAACTAAGGTTGTCTGACTCTGGACAAGTTGTCTGTAATTGACACAGGAAGAAAGTTATACAAAAGGATTAGATTTGAATTAATCTTCTCATTACAGATTTCATTCACACATTCTGCATAAAATGAAATCTAGTCTTGATTGCTACTGTTCAAACAATTTTCTATAGAAAGTCTGAATTAGATACAGATTGTCAGCCTAAAGCTCGCTCATggaaacctttaaaaatatggcttcatttaaatacataactCTGAAACCTTTTCTGTCAAAATGCGACCTTGATTGATCACATTGGAGAGTAAGGTAATGCTCCAACCAAAGGGCTTCACTCTGTTCAACTCTCATTCTCATTCGATTCCACTTCCTCGCTCTGCTTCTGTAGGTAAAGGAGGCTTGTGATCAGATGACTGCAGAGCTGTTGGGGCTCAAGGCGACCCTCGCCCAGTCCcagcagagggagaagaaaTCGGGTTCGCTGGTGCAGGAGCTCACAGCCATGGTCAAAGAACAGAAGAACCGCATCGCTGATCTCATCAAAGCCAAGAGAGACGCTGTCACTGATCTGAAGGTACAGCAGTAAAGTAAAAGTTATTATTTCGAATAAATTCTCTTATCAGGTTTGAAAAATCACGTCATATATAAGCAGTGTTGGGCGAGCTACTTGTTGAGTGTAGTGACCTAAGCTACCAGTTACTCTGCATTAAATGAAGCTTCACTACACTGAAACTACTTCCTAGAGAAATGCAGCAAGCTAAGCTACAGCAACATGGCAACATGGCAAAAGTAGTTTAACTACATCAaagctttatctttttttttacaatacatgGACAAGCATGCGCCTTACTACTATAGAATATGCACCTGCCTGGCACTAATGTACAGAATACTACACTATTGCTGAagcatattaatatatttatacagtgtATGCGCAACTCAATTCCGGTCCATCTTCACCCTCTGCCATTTTTTCATCAATTAAACACAACCTTTGCGTCTGTATTTTCTGCAGCAGAGACGTTGTAGGCATCAGTTTAAGTAATGGTACACAATgtcattgttatgttttttttgtcccagtCCAGTCCTGCTGTCagttatttatacatatactGATCCCAGAGCAGTTTTATTTCAGACTGCAGGAGAAAACTCCCGTTCTCTTGAGCTTCAGAAATGCCTGGGAAAATGTAGCTTGTGTGGATGCTACTTACCTActtgtttaataaaaaagctGAGCTACTGAAAAGCTATTTAATTCAGAAAACAGCGACTCTAGCACCACGCTACTGAGAAATGTATTTGGAATAGTAACGCCGCTACATGTAGCACCGCTACTGCCCAATACTGTATTAAAGATACAATAGAGATAACAAGTTCTGGGCATCGGTCATGTGGTTCAGCCTGAGCCTTTAGGAGACTCTGAAGAACTCCTGAATACTGAATGGTCCAACTGCTTTTCCATCTGTCAGCCATGAGAGATGGCTGTTGATCATTAATActaatctgtctctctctctctctctctctctctctctatttctctctctatccctctggCAGAACCGCCTGCATTCCTTGGAAACAGAGGTGGCGCAGGACCGGCGTCTCGTTCTGCAGCTCGAGTTGCTCAAGAAGGACAAGGCTCGACTGCTGTCTCAGCTGACAGCTCAGGAGTCTGTGATCGATGGCCTCAGGGCAGAGAGGAGGATCTGGGGCCAGGAGCTCGCTCAACAAGgtgggaggcgtccaggagggcACATGTTCCCAACTTAGAAATTGCCTTTTAGTACAGGGACACTTTGACAACCAGTTTTAGTTGCTCATCAGACACTAGTACATTTTCCCCTTGAATCAAGACCTTCTATAAATTGGCCAGCAGTGAGTCACTCACTTTAAATCAGTTTGAAGGAGACATTAGCTGTTTGAATTAACACTTTATGTGCCAATGTTTAATTTCATCCGTAACAAGTAAAGCCTGTCATCTGGTGGTTATTTGGGAGAAACACAGTAGACAGTATATcttctgaagaaaaacaaacacagaagtaTGCTTTGCATAAGGTGTTAAACTACACtaaaacaaggaaaataaagCTAATAAAAAGAGGAATCAAGTACataaaaatagacaaaagaCTAATAGATGTTAAAGAGGTCAAATTTAACAATAAAGTGCTTTCATGAGAGACAATCCAATTTACAATTTGATTTACAAAAGGATCGTCCTTGGCTCAGGATCGTGGACGCCTGGAGGCAAGGATAGAGGTTCTGGGCGCTGAGCTGGAGACTCAGAAGAAACAGAACGAGAGGGACAACGACGCCCTAAAAATCAAGACAAGAATCATTGATGACCAGACAGAGACCATCCGAAAACTCAAAGAGGTAGAGGGAAATAACATTTccttttacaatcaacacttgaaatgatgaaggcattTGCAAATGACTAGGTAGTTCAAactgtaaaccatactttggtgtgtcatttttatctctttacttaagatttcattaaaatatttttttcttcttttcataaaatgtaccaaaacacctGCTTCATTTGATTATTGAAATCAGTATGTCcttcttaaaaacaaaagagcacATCATACAAGAACTTGCCACTACTTTAACGTTTGTATTTGTGCATTTTACCATGAACATATTATGTGACTAGTTtgtgtgtattatatatttttatctatatgtcttctgtttttatcttgGTACACACTGAAGCTAATTTCTCTTCCCCCTCTGTCGTCTTGCTGTCTAGACCCTGCAGGAGCGCGACGATCAGATCCGTCGGCTGAGTGAGGAGGCGGTCAAGGCCCAGAAGAGgttccagcagcagctggaggaggaaacgGCTCAGCAGGCTGAGCTGAGGGAACGTCTGGAACATCTGAGTCTGCGCAAGGAGGAGCTGaaacagcagctggaggacaAGG is a window of Anoplopoma fimbria isolate UVic2021 breed Golden Eagle Sablefish chromosome 3, Afim_UVic_2022, whole genome shotgun sequence DNA encoding:
- the lrrcc1 gene encoding leucine-rich repeat and coiled-coil domain-containing protein 1, translating into MGDKELSLIDKNITSLLDVPVSPTVTSLNLHCNHIPGIEGLTSAWHLRHLDLSSNCISKIEGLSSLTFLRTLNLSCNLITKVEGLNGLVNLTRLNLSYNQINNLTGLLYLHGTEYKLKHLSLHSNHLDNIDHLLQCLLGLQSLREVTLSLDGRDNAVCRAPGYREIVTQSLPQISSLDGLDRLGNPSHLGPGSPCDIPGLEDYVDLLLSSDTSHNEAVREDGPLNTPRINEILTQFRQRIASEAITDPVAQVNATVANPADPVNEERIRKLEHQVSQLIQKAPVGDKSSSPTNSVAAVRKAKRDTDRTSESECDSGKENRRRTRIPKHRNSVTTRTTPKKIKGRRSDSDQENHKQRSSKSAEGHRRPSGGTASAGLVRRGTVRAAEDSGNMKTKSTEEEETYRTIVEERDQERERRWKAEQAVRRLTEDLKGLQTKVSEEKDLQSMALHTTDRLKEMLLKERSGRSELQTRVEELEGRCQSLTQQLEQARSTAEQHKTALCRLEESISHGEALRARQQAEEMKRHQELENKAAALKRESDIQRASVRQYRDKMQQLHELLASREQEHRKQLDLRLQPGGADFREAVAKEVASLEQRHGHKEAELQEKLAEGRKQYAALEDEFRMALTIEAARFSEVKEACDQMTAELLGLKATLAQSQQREKKSGSLVQELTAMVKEQKNRIADLIKAKRDAVTDLKNRLHSLETEVAQDRRLVLQLELLKKDKARLLSQLTAQESVIDGLRAERRIWGQELAQQGSSLAQDRGRLEARIEVLGAELETQKKQNERDNDALKIKTRIIDDQTETIRKLKETLQERDDQIRRLSEEAVKAQKRFQQQLEEETAQQAELRERLEHLSLRKEELKQQLEDKEAELEEIKRVYSDSSKKWQAKADLLTRLENQVKRMKENFDSKERLLLEERDKATEANKAAVEKLHSVDDAFRRQLESCQATHQAELLRLANEKQKQIEQANQKVFEVEEEMRQLLEETETNKRIMEDKMKRLTSVLRDF